From the genome of Flavobacteriales bacterium:
GCTCACATCGACGGAGTGGTTTGGCACCTCGATGTCGGCTCGTCACATCCTGGGGCTGGAGAAGGTCCCAAGGGTTGGGCTGTTCGCCCATTAAAGTGGCACGCGAGCTGGGTTCAGAACGTCGCGAGACAGTTCGGTCTCTATCTGTTGTGGGCGTTAGAAATTTGCGAGAACCTGACTCTAGTACGAGAGGACCGAGTTGGACAGACCTCTAGTGTACCTGTTGTGACGCCAGTTGCATCGCAGGGTAGCTATGTCTGGATGAGATAAGCGCTGAAAGCATCTAAGCACGAAACTCATCTCAAGATTAGATTTCTTTTAAGGGTCGTTATAGACGATGACGTTGATAGGTCATAGGTGTAAAGGCAGAGATGTCATAGCCGAGTGATACTAATTACCCTTTAGCTTTTTGTAGTTGATTTACCCTAACTAAATTGTTTTCTTTTTACAATATATCATAATCTTATTCAAGATTTTATGGTGGTTATTGCAGTGGTGTTCACCTCTTCCCATTCCGAACAGAGAAGTTAAGCCCACTAGCGCAGATGGTACTAGGTTAATCCCTGGGAGAGTATGTCGCCGCCAAATTTTTACAAGCCCCGTTTCTTTGATTCGGGGCTTTTTTTTTAACTAGATTTAAACGTAATTTGTTGAATGAAAAAGTGGTTGCTTTTATTCCTTCTATTACCATTTGTTGCTTTTACTCAACAGATGGATATGGATTTAGTACCCTATAAATCTTCTTTCACTCACTTTTTCCAACCTCAAGAGCAAAGCTATTCTTTTGATTCTCTAAATACAGGCTACTCCACTTTACAATACCATTCTTTTGCTTCAAAAGGTCAATTTATTAAGGTTAACCATCAGCAGTTTGTTACCGATTACATCTTATTTAATATCAATTTTGACAAGTTCTCACAAGAAGGTATATTCAATAGGGAAAACCTCAAGCTTCATAATGTAAGTACAAATTTGTTATTCAATAATAAAAGCCAAACTTATAGTGCTCAATTATCTTTAGCTTATCAAAAAATAAGTACGGATGAAAATGGTGGTCTTTTAAATTATGCTACTACAAATTTCGATGACCCCTTACTTTATCAAGTCAATTTACTTAATGCTCAAAATGAAGCAAAAAATAGAAATCATAAACTTGTTCAGAAGTTTAAATTGACTGACAAGTGGTCGATAGTTAATAAATTCTCAATTCTCAGCCATCGAAAAATGTATTCAGATCAATTGCCCAATGCTGGTTTTTATCAGAATATATATATAGATTCTACTTCAACATACGATTCACTTTCTACCATTGCTTTGACTAATAGCTTTGGAATTACTTACAATAATTTTACCCTTAGCCAACTGATACACAATAGACGTGCACATATCAATACGATTGATTCTTTAGATTATGACTATGGTTTATCTCTAAACTATTATAATGATAAAAAAGGTCTTTGTTTTAATTCTGAACTTTATCAATCTGATGACCTTAATATATTGCTTAAAAAAGAGTTCAATTTTAAATTGTCGAATCATACATTAAGTTTGGATTATGATCGAAGTAGAGTACCTATTTTATTCAATTCCTATTCCTCTAATCACTTCCGTTTTGATAACAATTTTAACAATATAAAAACAGTAAAAGCTACCTATGTTGTCAAGCATAAAAACTATTCGTTTAAGTCTAGTTTGACACACTATTCTGACTATGTATATTTAGATGAAAACAGTCATTATCAGCAGTACCAAAATACTATAATAAACTGGTACAATAAATGGGCCATAAACTTAAATTGGAAAAAGTTTCACACTACTCAAACTTTGGAATATCAGTACACAGATAATACAACTATAATGCGATTTCCAGAGTTCAATTACACGACATCTTTATGGTTAGAATCTAATTTATTTGGCGATAACCTAAACACACAGATTGGAGCTGATATGAATTATTTTACCTCCTATTATGCTAAGGCGTATAATCCAGCACTTGCCCAATTTCATTTACAAGACAGTCAACTTATTGGTGATGTGCCTTTACTCTCAGCCTTTTTAAAGTTGAAAGTACACAATATGTCCATTGCTATGCGCTATAGAAATATCACATCTTTAATTAGTGCTAATGCCGACGTTTACTATCTTATTCCTAATTATCCTAACTATCCAGCATCTTTCCAATTATCTGTTGTGTGGAAATTGAATAATACTTCTGATTAATTGCTATTTATTTTAGTTTCAATAAGTCAAATTTAGACAAGACTTAGAGGTTGTTTCGATGAATAGGGATATATGTTGCGTGAATCTTATTTTTTTTTGATAAGCTTAATTGTGTTTTAGGCTTTTAAGCCTCTCCTTAAGACTAGTTTTGTAGCCGTTTAAAACACAGCTAATTTAGTTGTGTCAGTATATGTATTGAAGAAAATTAAGGCGTATGAAGGTAGTTAGACTTACTATTTTGTTGGCTTTGGTGATATCGAGTTTCACAGCTTTTTCACAAGGAAAACAAAAAGATAAAAATAATACTAATAAAGATAAAAACACTTATTTACTCTTTGAATTAGGGGTGGTATATCCAGAATTGGAATTTATTGACTCTGATGGTGCTCGAAGTCTAAATTCTGATGCGGTAAATATATCCAGTAACCGTTTAGCTATAGGAGGTGGAGGTGATTTGATTAAAAGATTAGGTTATTTATTAACCTTGTCGAGCAATCGCTATGATATAAGAACCTATTTTGACCAATCTAATAGTCGTCATTTTGTGCATTATAATTTTGATTATGCTGCACTAGATGCAAACTTGACTTTTCGCTTATTTAAACCTTCGGCAACTTGGTCGCCTTTACTTAAAGCGGGTGCGTCGTATAATTATTTGTTGTCAGGATTTCAAGAAATGGAAAATCTAACGGTTGATTTGAAAACCAACGAAGATTACACCAATGAACACATCGATTTAAATTTTGGACTTAGTCTGAGGCGTAAACTGACTAAATACAGTCGCTTTTGGTTGGGATACAACTACAAAATGGGTTTTATGGAAAAAGAAAACATATCAAGACAACAATATAATATCAACGCCCATAGTGTCACTTTGGGCTTTTCTATTTCTCCCGATGCCTTTAAGAAAAAAGACGATATGTATAAGCGTTTACTTAAGAAGTGTAACGACAACATAGACGATTTAAGAGCTGAATTAATTTTGTTAATGGAACAAGATGCAGACACGGCGGCTAATGAGTTTAAGGAATTT
Proteins encoded in this window:
- a CDS encoding OmpA family protein, with translation MKVVRLTILLALVISSFTAFSQGKQKDKNNTNKDKNTYLLFELGVVYPELEFIDSDGARSLNSDAVNISSNRLAIGGGGDLIKRLGYLLTLSSNRYDIRTYFDQSNSRHFVHYNFDYAALDANLTFRLFKPSATWSPLLKAGASYNYLLSGFQEMENLTVDLKTNEDYTNEHIDLNFGLSLRRKLTKYSRFWLGYNYKMGFMEKENISRQQYNINAHSVTLGFSISPDAFKKKDDMYKRLLKKCNDNIDDLRAELILLMEQDADTAANEFKEFVTPDVNGDSPLRDEIKAYVSTLFPEEEDDLPKTVVLFPTNKTDYYNVFQDDLDELVESLKKQPAKKINVVGYADLRGYDDANLELSKNRAKTVINFLINNGVDPKIIVHEFRGATSKFDDIVLMSNRRVEILLQR